The stretch of DNA TTGAGCTTTGATTAGAATGGAACTGAAAATGATCATAAGCGACgatgtaaacaaattaagactTGGAATTGGAGGGCAGATTTAGATTGATTGGATTTGtataaacaaataatcaaaccGAAAGCACCCAATTTGGGGACAATCATTGAGCCCAGTGATGTCTTCACACCCCACAACTAGGACCCCCCTAATGCCACGTAGACATCGCACGCACCCTTTGCGAAATCGAAATTTGTCTGCTATGTAATGCAATTAAAGCAGCCATTGTTAACATCTAAAAGCAATCTGCAACAGAAagtctagagagagagagacagacagacagacagacagacacaGAGAATGGACAGAGGAAAGTACTGGTACAGGGAGGTGCTGCCGGTGACGGCGATGGTGACAATGGAGTGCATGAACGTCGGCCTGAACACGCTGTTCAAAGCGGCCACCGTCAGGGGAATGAGCCACCACGTCTTCGTCGTCTACTCCTACGCAGTCGCcgctctcctcctcctcccttcccccttcttctcctccaggtctctctctctctctctctctccccccatatttgttttatcttttgtgCTTCTGAATTTGATTTTGCAGATCAAGGACGCTGCCTCCGGTCACCTTGTCCGTCGCATGCAAAATCCTCCTTCTTGGGCTCATCGGGTATTATGAATAAACCAGCAAGCAAGCAAACACGGATTTCGTCTGAATATTGATCAAATAATTAGAGATGGGTAAGATTGGAATCCTTGTTTTCTGAGCAGTCAAGTGTTGTGAACAGGTCCACGTCGCAGGTGATGGGATACACGGGAATCAACTACAGCTCGCCCACGCTGGCTTCAGCCATCAGCAACCTCGTCCCCGCTTTCACTTTCATCCTTGCACTCATGTTCAGGtgatgcctctctctctctctctctctctctctctctctctgcgttcAATTCAAGGAGCCACTTGTGTTACCCTAATCAGACAAAAGCTTTGGAAGCAAGACacaatttatttatgttttccgATGTGGGGTACTTGGTTTCTTTCATCTTTCTTGGACTGGGTTTCTCTTCTCGTCCaataatgctttttttttttttttttttttttttttttttggggggggggggggggggggggggggggtggctgCTTTAAAATAATAGGATGGAGAAGCTAGAGCCCAGAAGCTCAACCAGTCGAGCTAAAATCATAGGCACCGTAGTATCAATTTCAGGCGCATTTGTAGTCACTCTTTACAAAGGTCCGGCGATCGCACCGCCGGGTCTGCCGCCCTCTGTTGCACTTCATCAGCCCAGCTTGCCGCCGTCCAAATGGGTCATCGGCGGACTTTGCCTCACGACAGAGTATCTTCTGGTTCCAATGTGGTACATTGTTCAGGTACCTGTTCTCTGCCTCTTCCTTTTCAACTCTTATCCTATGTTTGTAATATGGCAAGACTTTGTAAATGTCATTTGAGCAGGCACAGATCATGAAAGAGTACCCAGCTGAACTGACGGTGGTCTTCTTCTACAACCTGTGCGTTAGCATCCTAGCAGCAATCGTCGGCGTCATCGCGGAGCCGAATACCAGCGCTTGGAGAATCAGATTTGATATAGCATTGGTCTCTGTATTATGCTCGGTCAGTagacaaagaaggaaagaaccTTGTTGCTGCGGTCATAACTTAATAGCTAGACTGAATGTGGCGGATTCTGTGTTTGCGCAGGGCATATTCGGGTCGTTCTTGAACAATGCCGTACACACATGGGTGCTGCGAGTGCGAGGGCCGGTCTATGTCGCCATGTTCAAGCCACTGTCCATCGCCATTGCAGTGGCTATGGGGGTCATCTTCCTGGGCGACACTCTGTATCTGGGAAGGTAATTTTACTCCACATATCGGCTGATTTGATTTGCCATTGTGAAGAGACGCATCAGGCATCTCCAGAATGCGTGAGATCGATCATTTGGCCTTAATTATCATTCATTCCCTTTTCCTATGTTGCAGCATGGTTGGAGCGACGATAATATCTGTCGGGTTTTACACTGTAATGTGGGGGAAGGCGAAAGAAGACATGGCTGAGGGTTGTGAAACTGCCGATGTGGAATCGTCGCCCTCATCTGATGAAAGAATCCCTCTGCTGCGAAGCCACAAAAACTGAAGAAATGTAGATCCGGCCGCCTGGCAACTCAGATCTCAGTATCAGCAGAGCGGGTAGGTAGATGATTGGCATTTATCTTTCAACTGTAAAAAATCCTAAGCTTAAGTGACTTCACAACAAGATGCATAGATGATGTACAGCTTAGAGCCCGGTTTGATTGCACTTTCATTGTAATGCTACGATAAAttacagaaaactaaaaaatactGAAAGATCTCTCAAACAAGACTTCATATTTCTATCACGAACACGAAATGAGATCCCAGACATTAATAATGTAGGCATTGGTACAGAGGCTCATCCTCTGTATAGGGTGAGGAAAAGGTACATTGGTCTAATGAAGGAATCCGACGTTGTTTTAAAAAGTAGAAGGGTGAATAATCAGTCCAATGACCATGGAAACATGCGTCCACCATTGGACTTGGATtatgaaaaagagaagagaactGAAATGGCAGAAGGTTCTATGTAGATGTGACATTCTTATAACATAAGAACCAGGCATCTTAAGTTCCATTGAAGTATTGAAGTGGGACTAGTCAAGCATCAAGATCGATGAAATGATATTAATGTCTTTTGACTGAATTTAACAAAACATGCTGACATTCATTTGCTAGCTAATGTCATGGAAATGTTGTGTCGTCTATGCTGACACTGATTTGCCAACAAATATGGGATGGATAGGATATATCATGCTCCCAGTGGTTATCAATCTGTAAGTCGCTCTGGTCATGTTACTCATGGAAACCATAACATAGACAATATCATATGCATCTGTTTACATATATATCCCGCGAGAACATGTGGAGGACAAGTCAGAGAAACCTTTTAGTGGACAGGAGGATTGTGTCTCTAAAGGTTAGAGCAACCCACAGAGATCAACTATGAAGCGGTCAAGGAGGAGGAAGCATGAAGAACTTGTACCATCTGAAGAAACAGCCACACATATGTGAATGTGGGCAGAAGGCGGTTGAAATACCAGACAAGGGATGAGTGCAAGGGGATGAAGAGGGGACGGGAGACAGGCCAAGCCTTGGGAAGCAGTAGGAGGAAAAAGAACCCTGGTCATTCATATCATGAGAGCATTTCTTGTTAGGCAAATCAGTTTCGATCATTCCGCTACGATCCAGGTATTTTACATACCgcttttattagtttaaaaacacttcagtggtatcagagccattgttTATTTGCCTACACCGttgtaattgattattaatatttaCGAGTTTTTGTAACTTGTGATATTTTATGCGTAAAATTATTTTCTGTGTGAAATCGGTTAACGTGTAGTATTATTCtgtgtgaaataatttttatactcTCTGTTTGCTGCAATTCAGTCACGATTTTGTATGGAACTCGTGATATTTTTGCGTAAAAATATTCTCTGTCCACTGCGTTCCAGCCATGGCTGAGATAGTCACGGGCGGTTGTGTATGTCACAGCTGCTGATTTGCAGCCTATGGGCCTTCCCCATGGATTTTTTGAGAAATCTCCAGCGTAATGGATAGCCGCGTATGTCGCGGATCATGGGAGCTGCCAATAGCAGGTTGCTGGCCGATATTTTAATGGGTCATGGCTCGCTGCTGTGTATGCTTTGCCATGGTTGATGCCTCTGTTTTCTGTTCTTCGTTATGGGTTCGACGTGGGTCGTCGAACGGCTGCCTCAGTAGCTGCTGTTAATGGAAGGAAGACAACGGCCATGGCTTGATCTGTTCACCATGGCCGTGGCTCCTTTTGTCTTCGGGTATGGCGGTGGCTGTTGCGAGCCATCGTCGGACTTCGCGGCCAGTAGCGATGAGAGGCGAAGAGGATGGAGAGGCGGTCGACGGCGAAGCAAGGAAGagaaggcggcggcggcggcgctGGTTCAAGGAGCCCAGCAAATCCTAtgtgcaggaagaagaagacttgACCCATTTTGTGCTGGGTCAAATCCGAATTGGGTCAGACCCGATCCATAGGCAGATCCATGAGTGGATCTAAAGCTGGCCAATTGATTTGTTCAAATTGGgctttgggcttgggccatttgttttaattaaattgggtatgttttttaatttaatattagttgGGCTTAATTTTGTATTGGGCCATGATgttggattttttatttaattatttagattatAGTTTTGGgccataaattaattagtttaattttgtgcttaaaattataaattaaataataaattcatttttgaattaaaaagaaaatcagaatTATCTTAGGAATATTTAATTctggaatattaatttttgtaattaataaaaaaaaaaaaaattgttttcatgacttttattttgtgttttaatattGTCAtgatatttgtttaatttattcttttagaccataaattaatgagtttaattttaagtctaaaattataaatagatgtGATGTGGCATTTTtgctaacttaattaattatctattgtctgcaaatatttagttttatttgcttattgataattagttttatttgcttattgataattaatttcggTTTAATACCGATCTTGGGCCTTGTGTGGGACCTTATATATTATTGGATATTGTGGATTAGTTCTACATAAACAATTGAATCATAACATATTAGTTGTGCATTAAGGGTGATGACTTTGAAGCCTGGCAATCTGTTGATCCCGAAGTGCATAGCtaaatgtttgatttaattgtttgctttgaacatgtgcattgaatgtcTTTTGTTATCCCTGATTCAGTGATCAATGGCCACCAGTTCAGTTGCTGGAAGCATGACCAGGATAGATAAGTTGGATGGGTCCAACTACTCCACATGGGAGAAGCAGATTCAGTATCTACTTCAGATGGAGAAAGTATGGGACGTATTGGAGACTTCACATCCAGTGCCACAAGGGGAAAATATTTCCTTGGCGACACAGCGGGCCTATGACAAATGGCTTGAGAGGGACCGTTATGCTCGTCTTGCGATGCTTGTTAGCATGCGGGCCGATCTCATGGGCCAGTTTGAGTCTTGCCAGACTGCCATGGAAATGTGGCAAAAGTTGAAGATCACTTTTGGTCAGACATCTGCGACAAAGCTTCGTgctttgcaattaaaatttcaacagtATGTCAAAGACCCGAGGCACAGCATGGCTGAGCATTTGAGAGTGATGGGTTCACTTATCAGAGATCTTCAGAGTGCGGGAGTAGCGCTTACTGATGAGCAGCAACTCCTAGGGGTGATCAGATCCTTGCCTGACCCTGAGTGGTCTCAGATGAAGCTCCTTATGACACACagtgaaaatatcaaaacttttgatgatatttcacgTCACTTGGAGCTTGAGGCGGAGCGCGTTGAAGCGAACCGTGCGGCGGCTTTTGTAGCCAAAGTCGACAGACGTGAGGGCTTCGGGCCCAAACGCAAGAGACAAGGATCGAAGGCATCAGGGCCTACACCTAATGTTGGCAAGAATAAGAAGGCCAAAAGAGGGACACGTGGAAAGAAAGACCTGTCCAAATTGAAATGCTATAATTGTAAGAAGAAGGGTCACTTCGCTCGGGATTGTCCAGAGCCGAAGAAGGtatatttctcttcttattccCCTTTGATTCATGTTTGCTCacatgcattagttgcatactcACGTCCTGAGTGGATTGTGGATACAGGAGCAACACGACACATAAGTGTTGAGAAAGAAGGGTTTGTGGATTACCACCGGGTGCCAGCGGGAACTCAGTACGTCACGCTTGGGAATGGCACACAAGAAGAAGTTCTTGGAGTTGGTTCGTTCCAGCTCAAGATGAAGAATGGCAAGATTCTACTCCTAAAGGACGTTATGTATGCTCCTGAAGTCCGGTGTAATCTATTATCAGTAGCATGTTTATTAGGACAgggttattcttttcttttccgtgATACTGGCGTGAACATCTATTTGGATGATACATTCTTTGGAGGTGGTTTCTTAGTAGAtggttttttcaaacttaatttggaTCATGTTTTTAATAACCATTCTATTGCTTtagtttcttctacttcttctaacataaatgttgattgTGATTTATGGCACAAGAGACTTGGCCATGTGGGTCAAGAAAGGATGGCAAGGCTGGCGAGAGAAGGTCTATTGGGATCTCTCAATAAAGTGAGACTCACTGTGTGTGAGCCTTGCTTAGCTGGTAAGGCCAAGAGGAAACCTTTTGGTAAGGCTTCCCGTGCATCTTGTCCTTTGGAGTTAGTACACTCCGACATATGCGGTCCTATGAATGTGAGGGCACGTCATGGTGCATCATACTTTATTACCTTCATAGACGATTATTCACGTTTCGGTTACGTGTAACTGATTTCTCATAAGTCAGAAGCTTTAGATTGCTTCAGACGCTTTGTGCATGAGGTTGAAAATCAGATCGATAAGAGCTTAAAAACTCTTCGAACCGATAGAGGCCGTGAATACCTTTCTGATCAGTTTAGAAGTCTATGTGAGGAAAAAGGTATAGTTCGACACCTAACTATTCCTGGCACTccgcaacaaaatggtgttgcagaaCGTAGGAATAGAACTTTGTTGGAAATGGTTAGATCGATGTTGGCGCAGGCGAATCTCCCGATTAGTTTCTGGGGAGATGCGTTGTTGACTGCAGCATACATTCTTAATCGTGTTCCAAGCAAGTCCGTGCCTTCTACcccttatgagttatggactggTAGAAGTCCAAACTTGGAACACTTGCGGCCTTGGGGATCAGCTGGATATGTTCATAGCACATCCCACAAGTATGGAAAACTTGGACCAAGAGCCAGCAAGAAGGTGTTCATTCGGTATCCTGCAGGATCAAAAGGATACGTCATGTATGGTGAACATCCTAATGGGGGTTTAACTGAGACAGAATCTCGGGATGTAGAGTTTCTTGAGGATGAGTTCCCAAGAATTGGTGAGGTTGATAAGGACTCCCAATTGTATGAGTTACAAAAGGAAGTTCCTTTTGTCAGTGGGAGAATTCCTGCAGTTAGTGGGAGTGAACCCATAGACAATACTTTGGTGACTCAAGTAATTCGACGCAGCCAGCGTGGGCTAATCCCTCGTCGTCATTTCGATGATATTGAGGGAAGGGTACTTATGTGTGCCATGTCGGATGACAGTGAGCCGACTTCTTATGAAGAAGTCTTAACCTCCCCAAACCGAGATCAATGGTTGATCGCTATGAAAGAGGAAATGGACTCAATGGATAAGAACAAGGTGTGGGAACTTGTTGATCTTCCACCAAATAGAAAGGCGATTGGTAACAAGTGGGTCTTGAAAATCAAACGCCGAGCTGATGGATCGATCGACAAGTATAAAGCCCGATTGGTCGCGAAGGGTTACACCCAAATGGAGGGTGTAGATTTCTTAGAGACATTTTCTCCGGTGGTGAGATTTGACTCTATTCGCGTGATTCTAGCCATCGTCGCTCATTTAGACCTTGAGCTACACCAGATGGATGTCAAGACagcatttctcaatggagaactagacgaggagatatatatggatcaacccATCGGTTTTGCTACTGAAGGGCAAGAGCGCAAAGTGTGCCGGCTCAAACGATCCATATATGGTCTCAAGCAGTCGTCTAGACAATGGTATCTACGGTTTCATGAAGCCGTCACCTCCATTGGTTTGACCATGATGGAGGAAGACCATTGTGTGTATATCCAACGGACAAAAGATGGGTTCTTGATTTTGtccttatatgtagatgacatcttATTGGTTGGAAACAACTTGGAGATGATCAACACCATTAAGGAATGGCTATCCTCTGTCTTTGAGATGAAGGATTTAGGGGAAGCGAGTTATATCCTCGGAGTTAAGATCTCGAGGGATCGCTCAAGGAGGCTTTTGAGTTTGTCTCAAGAGACTTACCTTCGTAAGGTCCTTGAACGGTTTAATATGGATAACTCAAAGCCTGTTGATACTCCAGTTGATAAGGGTTGCACCTTGAGTACTAGTCAGTGCCCTAaaacagaggaagaaaggaaactaaTGGAAAAGAAACCATACGCCAGTGCTGTTGGGAGTCTCATGTACCTTATGAAGTGTACTCGTCCTGATATCTGCTTCGCCGTTGGGCTAGTAAGCAGATACCAAAGTAATCCTGGTGAGAAACATTGGAAAGTTGTCAAAAGAATCATGAGGTATCTACGTGGTACTCATGATTATGCCCTAGCTTTCCAAGGTGGAGATATGAAAGTACATGGTTACACTGATGCTGATTTTGGCGGAGATAAAGATGATAGCGTCTCCACATCAGCATATGTTTTCACCCTTGGTGGAGGCTCTATTTCTTGGCGAAGCAAGAAGCAAGATTGTGTTGCTCAGTCGACCATGGAAGCAGAGTATGTGGCTAGCTCAGAAGCTGGAAGACATGCATCTTGGCTTAGTGCTTTCCTTCGAGAGCTTGGGGTAACAGCTCAGGCTGATGAACCTGTCGAAATTCGGATCGACAACACAGCTGCAATGCAGTTCGCACATGACCCCAAATTCCATGATAGAGGAAAGCACATAAGAAGAAGATATCACTACATTAGAGGATTGATCAGGGACAACGAAgtgattttaagttatattcCTAGTGCTGAAATGTTGGCTGATCCATTGACAAAGCCACTTAGCAGGAATGTATTTGAATCCCATGTGAGGCGTATGGGATTACGTAGAATTTGAGTTCTACATTTGATCACTGTTTACGACATTCATTATGATTTATActgatggatatttgttatcttatttgatggatatttgttatcttctttctgttttcattatatGACATTGTGTTGTTGATatggaaaacatgaaaataattacaCATGTTCGTGAATGTCACCAGGCTTAGATCGGTCCAATCACGCGGACGATCGCCCTAACACCTGTGTGGTGTGCAGGATGAGACAACTGACTCTTGGACCTATGTGGTCAGTGTAAGTGCCTTGATACATGAGGGGTATCCAAGGTTGTTATTGTCGCCTTAGTACGGCTAAGATGAGACTTATTTGAAGAAGTCGAATATGGATATATTCTGAATTCCATATTAAGCCTGAGAAAAGCAGGATGTGAGTACTCATAAGTTGAGTGACTCGGGTTAGTGCCTATGTGGTGACTGGACCGACATCTGTACGGTGTTTTGAGTGTGACATCCCTGATTAGTGGGAGCTCCACTGTAGCATGCACATCATACAGCATGCGCTTGTACGACCGCTATAGGGAAGTGACAAGATTGTTCTCTCTCTGTCACTGCGTGAGACCCTATTCACATATGCCTTCTGACCTAAAATTGTTTCATGAAGTTGAGGTTCAATTACACTACTTTAGCATGTCACCCAATTGGCTAGCAAGAAAGCAGCTAGGCGGGCCATGTCTGGGCAAGTGGTTGAACCAAGAGATGGATTGTTTCGAATTTTGGGAAAGGTAATTTATACCACATCATGTAAGTTTTGCAACTCATAGTCCGGACGATCATCTGTGTGATGATCATGAGTGCAAGAACTtcgattgatgatcaaatgttgtTCAGAGTTCATCTTGAGAGATTGGAAGCATTTGATAGATgtgttatttattatctaaggCATGGATGGCATTGCCCTCGTTTATTTCCTTTTGCAGCAGTACTATGTTGGCATTGGTGGTTGTTTGATATAGTACTCTTATCATTGTCATCAAGGTCGCACCCCTTGACGTCCTGTATGAGAAGATGAGTTGAGCATTATCCCAAGTACCcgagtgggagattgttagaattgcggttacattgggataagttcctaatgataagataaatgttatgaatttgaatttgtttcaaattcattaacatttgaattttaacaatatatatgatgggataagtaattggaatttgaattagattcaaattcctaCATGTCTATCTTTATCtgtgtgatacctataaatagacatagAGCCTAATGGAAAATTAACGACAATCAGAATTAATTTCTGATCGCTCATATACTGTCTTCGGCATCACCATTCGAGCCTTGGGCGAACAAGGGGTGGACGTATAAGGaagcttttatagttttcttccacgGAGGTTGTTAGGCAAATCAGTTTCGATCATTCCGCTGCGATCCAGGTATTTTACATACCgcttttattagtttaaaaacaCTACATTTCTAATGATGGAAGCAATAGTGATTACGAACAGGAAGTGCAAGTTGAAAAGTTAGAAGGAACCCAAGGAGTACGGAAGGTATGCATTACTGTTCTCCATCCTTCATTTTTTACCTTAATTATGAGGGAGATTTAACTGgtttttatatgatatataattgaGCAATTGAGAGGGTTCTATGTTGCAGTCTGAAACTTGAATTAGCCAGATCTAgtaaactttaatattttacatggAAGAATGGGTTCAGTTTTTGTTGATCTGAGCCAGTTTGGTCAAGATAATCTTGGGTAAATCACACTAAAGATCACTTAACTTTGGTGTCTTTTCTATTTTGGTCACTCAACTTCAATTCTTTGCTTTGTaatcacaaaaatttaaaatgtgttGCGATGCAATTACTCAACAGAGAAGGAGAAGGGGTTTGGGGCTATGACACGTGGCATGTTTTGATTGGAAGTTATTACACAATCAGCATATCACTTTTATTCTTTGCCACATCAGCACCATGTCACCCACTCCAGCAAGGGGCTTGCTGGAAAATCTGTTGAGTGATCACATTGcaacatatttcaaaattttgtgatTACAAAGTAAAGAATTAAAGTTGagtgatcaaaataaaaaagacaccAAAGTTGAGTGatctttggtgtgatttacccaGATAATTTTCCACCCAAACTTCCAGTTAATCTTTAAGTTGTACAGGCATGAAGTTTGTATGCATTCAGTCAAGtgcatataaataaatgaagggTAAAGTCTTCTATGAGTTTTAATTCATAAACCAGGCTCTGCATTTTGGgttcataaaattttcttcatagTTTTACTGATGATTCTGATGTGTTCTTGTTTGGGGCACAAAgtgtttataaaaatatgtttgatgacCAGAAAAATGTTGAGAACTACCTCATGAAGGTTTGTCCTTACACTGTCACAAGTATATGCCTTTGTAATCTATTTGTTTATTGTTTTGCTGAGAGAATGTTATACTGCTACAAGTTTATTTTTCAAGGCTCTGCTggataggttttttttttaaaaaattttaattggagcacctagtgggattaaggctcgTGATTCTTGTTGTTTTCGTTTGATTGGAGCTGTTGGATCATGCACTTACAATGATTCATCAGCAAAATGGGGGTCCATTTGATATGTTTTTCTTGTTCTGTGGTTGTTAGCGTTGATTTCTTCCTCTTAAGTTTCAATCTGTTTTGatgtttttgagaaattatatatactCTCATGGATTTGGTTCAGTGGTATGCATTCATAGCCACTTGTTAAATAGGTGTTCATGTCATTTTCAGGGCATAGAAAATGAGCTTGGCCTAACCCGTGAGAAATTGATCCGTATGGCACTGCTTATTGGGAGTGATTATACTGAAGGTGTAAGGTACACAACAATATTGCTCTCTTCCTTATCTCATTTTGCACAATTACTTCTAATCTGCCCTCTATCAGGCAGTTACAAACTTGTGCTGTTGGCCAAGTCATTTGTGGTTTgctatatgttatatatttattagataTGATCCATTGCAGTAGTGTGTTGGATTTCATAAACTTTTTGGGATGATGACCTGTCATTTGGTATCATTTCTAACTGTAGTAC from Diospyros lotus cultivar Yz01 chromosome 6, ASM1463336v1, whole genome shotgun sequence encodes:
- the LOC127803186 gene encoding WAT1-related protein At3g28050-like → MDRGKYWYREVLPVTAMVTMECMNVGLNTLFKAATVRGMSHHVFVVYSYAVAALLLLPSPFFSSRSRTLPPVTLSVACKILLLGLIGSTSQVMGYTGINYSSPTLASAISNLVPAFTFILALMFRMEKLEPRSSTSRAKIIGTVVSISGAFVVTLYKGPAIAPPGLPPSVALHQPSLPPSKWVIGGLCLTTEYLLVPMWYIVQAQIMKEYPAELTVVFFYNLCVSILAAIVGVIAEPNTSAWRIRFDIALVSVLCSGIFGSFLNNAVHTWVLRVRGPVYVAMFKPLSIAIAVAMGVIFLGDTLYLGSMVGATIISVGFYTVMWGKAKEDMAEGCETADVESSPSSDERIPLLRSHKN